CCTCGAATATGAGAGCGACTATTGTCAAATGCGACCCCATTTTGTAAAAATGATTtcaccagttgttgttgttgttgtattaacgatagagacacttcccgaaggctttggggagtgttatcgatgttgatggtcctttttcggatatagatcctgtacgttccggtaacaaagtacCATTACGGTACTAGCccgacgatctcgggaacgatttatatgaccacattaaaccttctaggtcatcccgccctccccatgACTTCACCAGTCTGGTTTTTTTAGTCATGGGCTTGAGTATGGAAAATGTAGAAATCGTAGACAATTTTTCACAATGTATTTAGTTCTTGCGAgtagaaaacttttgacagtaaaatGACAAAAATTTCCTCGTTTTCTACGGATTCTAGACAGAAAGAATACCATACCTCTCATGATGAAATGAATTATTATTACATCATTATACCCCTATAGTTTTTTTCAAATCGAAAGAAATTTCTTTTGAATCGAGTTACATAATAAAGCCACAGAAGTTATAAGACTATATTTTGAAGAGTTCTGGCTACCCTATGGTTAAGATCATCACACAATACTAACAAAATACTAACAACCTTAAGGGCCGTTTAAACTTGACGTAtaaatatccatataaaacagctgatccaaccaaccttatggaaatcaatgtactcaatggtgccataccataacgccctagccataactacatccaaccaattggtttttgatttttcgccatttccataacctaaaaaatttgggttggagaatttattaacctTTTGTAGATTTTGTagattgttttggatacgttttgactgagacttattttttgtggtatatgtttgtaatttttgcgttttcttcatttttacgatttttaggttaaggcaccaataactgatgccaattgatatttattttatttatttgtatttattaggcaattcatcccagcacaacaatttaacaaaaattattttacagtgctagtcggtaaaaggcataaaataggaacaatctaatcttgaaacttaaagctaatgactatggctaagaaaaggttacaacaaataatatatttaataaatagtaaatagataaataaaggaatgatagagtatttttgcttagaaggaatcagtattttaattgtctaggttattatagaaacttgttaattctttattgaagatcagagcattgcttataagcctaagtctagaagggagcgagttccaaagacgtatggaattaatgaagaactggcgatcagatattagcatacgatgtctgaagtgggtaaggagaacagatctagacgactggagaaaatatagcctccgatacagatagtcaggttccttcatatatattaatttatgtagcgtagtgagcgttttaagtttaataaggttatcgaaagaaatgtttagcaacctgtaagcatgttgagagacgtggtcaagtcttttcaacccatagacgtatctagcaatgttgttatacacaacattaagtttcctattacatacatagtcacaattggagtaaacctcacaaccataaaggagcgtaggtattaagtacgcttttgctattagtagacgaatatgtaacggagtaaaatattgtgtaagccagagtgtacgaagcatcccatacacttttcccactgtgcgaaagatgtgatctttccatgtcagggttttgttaaaaactatacctagattttttgccgtgtcaacgtattctataatagtgttgtctaaaattaaattttccattccacttttatctagtgaccttctatgaatgactatacatttcgacttcttagggttaagacataagccgttcatagaagcccacgtaccaatttgacacaaatcgtaatttaagttattaatacatgaactggtacgatcactaggacagcacatatacaattgtacgtcgtcagcataaatgtgaatattacaatacttgagaacaccaggcaaatcgtttatatacaaaacaaataacaggggaccaaggattgagccttgtgggactcctcttaaaacactgacgaagtcagactttctgctaccaacacttactgcctgagtccggtcggccaaatacgatctgattagggctgttgcacagttggagaaattaaataggttgtccagcttcttgcagagaacggtgtggtcgaccgaatcaaacgcttttgaatggtcgagaagagtcaggaaagcagtaaaatttttgtcaacttgttctcgaatatcctctatcaccgataggagcgccgttttacagctacgatttgacctgaatccagactgggaatctgtgagaaggttattattctgcacataagtatttatctggcagtgcaaaattcgttcgacgaccttggaaaggaaaggcagaatagctataggcctatactccttgttttgcttggggattgggattaccttagcaactttccaacatttggttaagtgaggaaggattttaggaagaattatttttaaaaatttcggacatataccatcgaaccccatagcattagactttactgaaagaatggcttgaacgacatcacaatcatcgacactagcaaactcaagaggaccaaaatcaacattagcgcgaatacactAATTATCaacacatatattgtcagttgatattggcagatttacaaaatttatatttatctcattaatgtctacatcagggaggacagaaatatcacatttggatatggataagtaaaaatatggttatgactatgacAAATTTAATCAGGCCTTTAATATCAAACCCTACAGTCAGACGTTGTTAAATATATCTATGGATGCAACTGCCTGTCTCACACTCTCCGTTTTAATTTGTTTCCTCTACCCCAACCCTTTTTACAAATTGTCTTCATCAGCCCACTCAATTTCCCAATCTCTTTCATTCTTCCCCTTTTTCTTCTTCTGTTTCACCTTATCTTAGTCAAACTCCCTCTATTACTCTTAATCTCACCCCTGTGCTACAATACTCTTTTAGTTAACCTCATATTCCTACTTTGTCGCTACAACATGGCGATGGAAATTCAAAGCATTTTCATGAATTTTCCGTTCACGCTGCCTGCGGATTAAAAACGTGAAGGCGTGTGTGTTTAGTTAGCTGTTGACATTTAACTGTTActgtttccttgaactcccgttagacgaaacattgctacaacaacaactactgtTACTGGTCTTACTATTATCTTAGTATAAGTCTCACTATAACTTTTAACCTTATCGTTACCTTATTCTTACTCTTCTTGTTCCTTTTTTATTCCTACTTTTCCACAAACCAATATCCTGCTAGACAGCTatcagtcatttgaggcatcaattgacagatatggctgatggaaatttacatcacagcgtaaagcaaagtttctatcaggttgttagaagcgacatgacaaacctgatgtaaacattcTGTATACGtgtatacacacacatacataccatGCTTTTCCATACGAATAAAAGGGAAAATTTATGCGAGTGTATTCGTGATGTCAACAATTCTGTTAATGTGTcgagtttccgtcagctctgtctagcaggTTAGCTTCTTTATATTTTCCTTTTCTGCATTCATTTTCCCTATTTCAACTTCGCCTTTCCTATGTGTAGATATGTATACCGAATCCGACTTTTTTCCAAATGGGGCGCACATTTCGTAACTAAGGCACTAAAATATTATCAATATAGTACCAAAAGTTAGCCCAGTTAACTGCATTAAAGTCTAgccaagtttttgtttttgtactacCGACTGCTCTTGCTTTTTTTTGCATGTCGAGACCTAAGTTGAAACTAGAAACAAAGACGTGGACGtttatgggattcaaggggttgtgtagcgcaatatatcgtttctccaacccaattgtcaacctcaccttcgagcggcgaatcccgtttcactaacagacgaggctctggcgaccccaagctcgtcatggaacttgggggtggggagggagggatggcctgaaggttcaatgtggccatataaatcgttcccgagatggtcgggccagcaccttaatggtgctgtgttaccgaagcGTATCGgttctgtatccgacaaaggaccatcacatcgataacactccccaaagccttcggggagtaacctaatcgctacaacaacaccaacaacaacaacaacaacaacaacaacaacgtggacGTTTAGCAAAAATCATCTGTACGAAAACACCCCTAATACATATATCGAGGTTAcccagtggaaaaagttaaaatttttgtgttgtaATACCTGAAACACGGTGAGCAGTGTACACTCATATTCCGATGACGTTTTTCAAAACGGCTGTATTTACGAACGAAATGCAAGTAATCACGTCGAATGACAATGGTCCGCTGCATCTTAGTTTTTCGTACTGCGCCAGTCAAAATGCGACCACGAATCCGGACGTTCCCAGTGAAAGGACACTTTTTATCAATGTACGTTCCATCGATTGCCTGTATGAAAGCACAACTATTAGCATTTTCAATATTATACTGAGGAATAGTTAAGGTAAGACACATGCGGTAAAACAAATAAACTTACTTCGCGGGGTGTTTTAAAGCCCAAGCCAATATCACGGTAGCGACGTAGAACTTTCTTCTTCGTCACTCCAGGctttatttttctgtttaaatTGATGCCAAATTGTTTTTGGAACGCTCTCTCGTTCTAAATTGTTAGTTTTATAATTCGGGTTCACAATTACATATATTGTTTTAAAACACCAAGAGCAGGTTGAAGTAATGTCGATGAGGAATCGCatgcaaataaaaaagaaaacgttAGTCTTACTACAGTAATATTTTGCCTCAGCAGGAGTGCGAAATCCTAAACCTATATTGCGGTAAAGTCGTAATTTCTCTTTTTAGCATTAGGTTACTTTTTTGCACCATCGGTACAGAAAACTGCTTGCTAAACGATCGCTCTGTTTGCTACCAGAAGATTTAGCCGGCACCCATTACAAGAAAAAATTAGTAGAAAGTATtgtcaaatttcaaaatagaTCTGTATTAAGCATCAGTCCCATAAATTATTTAACTGCAAATATTGTACATTTTCCCAATCACATGTGGTGCTCCTGCGTgccattttcacattttttacacACTTACTATATTCAATAATTTATTATCTCATATGATACTTGGAAGGCACAGGCGGCTTCAAACCGTTTCACATTAATTTGCGTACATTCCATATTTTATTAAAGCAAAACTTAAATGTAAATACCAAAACACGACACCACTTACCTGATCAGCCATCTTGGTGCAAAAGAAAAGAACGAGCGGAAGTCAATTTAACGAATTGGGAAAATTCACACTTACTCGCTAACACATCTCGTTACAAATGACAGCTTTATTTTCGGAATACCAATGGGCTACAACCGTGTTGTCGGAAAGTAAAATGGCACTGTCCAATATTGCTcatgttccaatgaaacgtgattcagatacggatagagatttaacatgcaaatgcaacaacaatgtaccCCATATGTattaatttgttgttgcatttgcatgttaaatttctatccataTCTGGATCACacttcattggaacgcaacaattgtgtacaaaacaagtgtgctatgttgttgttgtagcgattaggttacgccccgaaggctttggggagcgttatcgatgtgatggtcctttgtcgtatacagatccgatacgctccggtaaaacagcaccattaaggtgcttgcccgaccatctcgggaacgggttatatggccacattaaaccttcaggccatccctccctccccacccccaagttccatgaggagcctgggatcgccagagcctcgtctgttagtgaaacgggattcgccgctcgaaggtgaggttgacaattgggttagagaagctatatattgcgctacacaaccccttgattgAAGTGTGCTATCTTAACCGTCAACtccctgacaggatgttcaagattgTTActtttaaagctgcagacattggtgctttgtCGGTAACCTTACAACAGCTGATCCGACCAACcttaagcttgaaacacaatagctatcatccggtggcaaaatcctgagctagataaataatttagcatgtaaatgcaacaacaacgatttgagccagataaatccagataggagtctggttcaatttgtgagccaaatAATTTGTcaattacttatttttagtttggcaacgctgcctttaataaacctactttttcaaaaatagatgtcgctgcttagcctttcgccgtatgagttaaatgcaaaacagcggcgacatctgcctatcacatttcacgtgtgcgaaaatttcacgacatctgcttttcaagtctctcaatgatccagagcattcccgtgagaagtgagcgtaagtcggagctgtaaaactcactgaaagacggcaagtgTTCTGACGGCGCGAAATAAAAGCGACGAACATCGCCtagtcaaaaatagaatccccataattacatgaaggtgaacacaatgaacgccaagagcgaaatttacgctaCGTCATTTTTCGACGAtatatttatttctatcgtcgcagCAGGGCGATGACGGCAAACATCCaaagggttgctgctgttcaattttgtaggtataaaaaaagaaaacataatatccacgagcaatttttttttctttacatacaatttttaatttaatttcttaactaatattcttttttggcgaccttatatttaaagaaattggttttatgtgtaccggctcgaggtcaatattttggtaataaaaacaccagtttttattttttttttttattccgatatatttcggttacacatcggtaaccgtcttcaagggactatacaaaacaatgtaaaaacaaattttcatacatgtaatatgtcatatattataaacatacatacatttttaagttaaacgtccgttcgcgttggcgtggagttttgtactgtcgattttgttgtgagtaagtgtctgtacaagtgagcgacgttgatcgtgtctgttttgaagtttagtcgtatgtctggtggtgtctgtattatgtgtaacatttccagtgttaatctctttctatagtgattttgttgttgtaatactgacgctttctcaaagttcggacagtggccactagatgcacagtgggctgttagtgcagttttttggttatttaaattatgacaatgtttcatgtccgatttgtgctgtgctattctcgtttttaacttcgatttggtggtgcctacgtaaatacttctgcatgcttcgtagttattgccattgcacggaattttgtaaatgacgttgcttttttccataGGAGGTATTATGGACTTGGTTTTGTTGAACATGTTTTTGAGTGTGTTACAGGGTTTATGGGCTATTCTAAATTGATAATTGTTGTAACAGTTGGACTTGATTAGACGCTCTGAAAGTTGAGGTACGTAGATTACCGATTTAAACGTTTTTGGTGTTACGGATTTTTCTAGATTACCTGCACACATCGATCTTCTTATTAATGTCcttataatattttcaggaaaatcatttagtTTGAGTAGCGAAAAAATTTCTTGTCTAATTTCTTGATGATAGACATCATCAGATATCTGTAGCATGCGTCGTATACagctcattgctgtattcataatcatactcttcgggtgtttagagtaaaaatttattagtcgccctgacgcagttggtttcttataccatataagttttaactggctatctctttttataaccatagagtctaaataagatagttttccttcttcttccatttctatggtgaactttatgtttttatgaaaagtgttcagcgcgtttagggtattctgtatttcatcatgttttacaattgcgaataaatcatccacatattttgtcATAATTCTTGGTTTATGCACTAATTTTTCAATCGTATTGTTCAAAAGTTCTTCCATTATAATGTCCGCGATAACTGGAGATGCCGGCGATCCCATGGGCATACCTCTTAATTGTGTATAAACCGtgtcattgaatttaaagtatctgttttcttcgatacaaaactttaatatgtccataaacggacattataatggaagaacttttgaacaatacgattgaaaaattagtgcataaaccaagaattatgacaaaatatgtggatgatttattcgcaattgtaaaacatgatgaaatacagaataccctaaacgcgctgaacacttttcataaaaacataaagttcACCATAGAAATGGAAGAAGAAGGAAAACTATCTTATTTAGACTCTATGGTTATAGAAAGAGATAGCCAGTTAAAACTTATATGGTATAAGAAACCAACTGCGTCAGGGcgactaataaatttttactctaaacacccgaagagtatgattatgaatacagcaatgagctGTATACGACGCATGCTACAGATATCTGATGATGTCTATCATCAAGAAATTAGACAAGAAATTTTTTCGCTACTCAAactaaatgattttcctgaaaatattataagGACATTAATAAGAAGATCGATGTGTGCAGGTAATCTAGAAAAATCCGTAACACCAAAAACGTTTAAATCGGTAATCTACGTACCTCAACTTTCAGAGCGTCTAATCAAGTCCAACTGTTACAACAATAATCAATTTAGAATAGCCCATAAACCCTGTAACACACTCAAAAACATGTTCAACAAAACCAAGTCCATAATACCTCCtatggaaaaaagcaacgtcatttacaaaattccgtgcaatggcaataactacgaagcatgcagaagtatttacgtaggcaccaccaaatcgaagttaaaaacgagaatagcacagcacaaatcggacatgaaacattgtcataatttaaataaccaaaaaactgcactaacagcccactgtgcatctagtggccactgtccgaactttgagaaagcgtcagtattacaacaacaaaatcactatagaaagagattaacactggaaatgttacacataatacagacaccaccagacatacgactaaacttcaaaacagacacgatcaacgtcgctcacttgtacagacacttactcacaacaaaatcgacagtacaaaactccacgccaacgcgaacggacgtttaacttaaaaatgtatgtatgtttataatatatgacatattacatgtatgaaaatttgtttttacattgttttgtatagtcccttgaagacggttaccgatgtgtaaccgaaatatatcggaataaaaaataaaaactggtgtttttattaccaaaatattgacctcgagccggtacacataaaattaatttcttaacatttttgttttgttttgttaatttcttaacgttctgggcgtgttttagcagtcaagtcctaaagcagagaattaaaaaagttttaattgttttcatctttatttctaaataatggccacactgaataaacagcgtcaatttcgcccggcattgtgttttaagtagacgaaatgtctgggcgtaatttgaaaaacgtcatcgcccgacgcggcgtatatcgtcgtcgctcagcagttgccgtctttcagtgagttttacagctccggttcacgctcaattctcacgggaatgctctggatcattgagagacttgagaagcagatgtcgcgaaatattcgcacacgtgaaatgtgataggcagatgtagccgctgtttttcatttaactcatacggcgaaaggctaagcagcgacatctatctttgaaaaagtaggtatattaaaggccgcgttgccaacctgaaaagaagtaattaacaaattatctggctcacaaattgaaccagacttctatctggctcaggattctgccaccggatgatagctatttgccgtctttcagtgagttttacagctccggctcacgctcaattctcacgggaatgctttggatcattgagagacttgaaaagcagatgtcgtgaaattttcggacacgtgaaatgtgataggcagatgtcgccgctgtttttcatttcaatcatacggcgaaaggctaagcagcgacatctatttttgaaaaagtaggtttattaaaggccgcgttgccaacctaaaaagaaataattaacaagttatctggctcacaaattgaaccagacttctatctggatttatctagctcaaatcgttgttgttgcatttacatgcaaaattatttatctggctcaggactttgccaccggatgacaacaattgtgtttcaagcattatgggaatcaatgcaatcgattattggtgccgctaaggtcgaaACCGTATCGCAACTAAccacccagcaaaaatctagtgactaaaaatggcgaccaacaacaaaatatcccacccCTACAAGACGAAGGtaactaccctacaagaatactgccTATCATATGACTaccatctgattgtcagcaatgtcaacctaacgatcaacgcctcatacaaactttctatcacaaacttaaggg
The DNA window shown above is from Eurosta solidaginis isolate ZX-2024a chromosome 2, ASM4086904v1, whole genome shotgun sequence and carries:
- the RpS11 gene encoding small ribosomal subunit protein uS17, with protein sequence MADQNERAFQKQFGINLNRKIKPGVTKKKVLRRYRDIGLGFKTPREAIDGTYIDKKCPFTGNVRIRGRILTGAVRKTKMQRTIVIRRDYLHFVRKYSRFEKRHRNMSVHCSPCFRDVEIGDIVTIGECRPLSKTVRFNVLKVSKGQGSKKSFKKF